In Nodosilinea sp. PGN35, the genomic stretch CTCTATTTACTCTCTGTGCCCGGCATGCGTGAATCGATTAAAACAGGACTGGCTACCCCTACTGATGCCTGCGATCGTGATTGAGGCTGAGCACACCGTCAAAATTCTGCGGATGTGGACTCATTACGAGTAAATGGCGATCGCCCTTTCAAAGGCCTAAAAGTCCCTGAGTGTGCTGCCAAATCTCATGCTGTGAGGCTAGGGTTTACCTGCTGTCAAAGTTGATATCACGCTAGCTGTGCCTCATCCTCTGCGACATAGTCAAACTCTGCGGGGTCAATATGCTCAGGCGGATTAGCTCGCTCCCATTCAATCGTACGTCGCAGTGCTTCACTGGATGTCACTCGTTCTGAGTACCCCAGCTCTTGACGAATGCGCGTAGTGTCCATCAGCCAGTCCTGGGCAAAATCTTCGTCCCACCTTAAAAACGCAGGCAGTTTTTGGCGTGGTAGCGGCAATACCTCACCTGTCCATCCCGCTGCTGCTCCAATTTGCCCTATCCACTCTCCCCAGGGCGGCATATCCTGTTGCCCAACGTTGTAGATACGCCCTGTGGCCTGCTCTTGTGTCGCCGCTAGAAATGTTGCATAGGCGACATCTTCGACATAGCCGTGGGTAAAGCGCCAGTTCGCCATCACGTCTTCAATCAAAATCGTGGGGCGACCATCATCCATACGGCGGAGGAATGGGTATAAGCGGTTTTTGGCATCATTGGGGCCGTAGACAGCTGGGTAACGCAATACCGTCGTGGCTAAATCAGAGGTGTTTGCCACAATTCGTTCGACGGCAGTTTTGTTGTAGCCTTCGCCATCGATAGAGATTTTTTCCCGTAGGGGAGAGTCTTCGGTGAGTGGTACGGGATCCGGGAAGCCAGGCTCAGTGCGGTGCAGCCGCCCGTAGGCGCGATAGACATCAGCACTGCTGATAATGACTGCGCGAGGAACCAAGCCACGAAAGGTATTCACAAAAAGGTGTGCGTCGCTTTCTGTGAAACAAATCATGTTGATGACGACATCAGGTTTGACAGCACGGAACTGATCTGTAAATTCAGGCAAATGGGCCTTATCGCCTTGAATTTCGCTAATGGTGTCTGTGAGCCGACTAGGACGGCTTCTGTGGAAAACAGTGACTTGGTGACCGGCTTCGACCAAGTGCTGTACCGTGTGTGGCCCAGTAAATGATGTGCCACCCAGGATTAAGACGTTCATCGCTCACTTCCTGAAAAATTCTATTACCCAATAAAGCTCAAAGGCTCAGAAACTCTTGAGTGTGTTGCCAAATCTCTGCTTCTACATCGGTGAGGGCATGATCGCCGGGCAGTTCCACCAGGTGCACCCAGGGGCGGGTAGCGGCGTAGGCGCGGCTGGCCTCGATCGCTATGGTCTCATCCTGGGTGCCGTGGAGAATCAGGGTGGGAATGGTGGCCCGCAGCTCCTCGTCGCGGTAGCCCTGGGCATCGGTGATGAACCCGTAGTGGAGGGGAATCTGGCGCTGCTCGGTGTAGTGGTAGACCGGGAGGGTGCCCACGGTGCGCCAGGTGTCGAGCGCCTCAGGGCCGAGCCGGGGCAGCCACTGCTTGAGAAAGTCAAAGGCGGGGGCCAGCAGCACCAGTTTTTCGATCCGCTCTGTAATGGTGATCTGCTGAGCCACCCAGGCGGCGGTAAGGCCCCCCAGGCTAGAGCCGATCAGCACAGTGGGCTCGCTCTGGGCCAGAACCAGGGCGCTGACCTGCTGAATCTGGCGGCTGAGGGTGAGGTGGGCAAAGTCGCCCTGGTTGAGGTCGGGGATGATCAGGGGGATTCCCAGGGCGGCAAAGCGAGTTTTCATTGACTGGGCTTTGGCGGAGCGGGGGCTGGAGGCGAAGCCGTGGAGGTAGAGGTATTGGGGCATAGGGTGGATGGGTGAAGGGGTAGGGGGTGAAGGGGTGAAGGGGTAAGGGGGTGAGGAGACAGGATTCTCCTGAGAGACCGCAGATTAAAGCAAAGCAGAAATCTCGTAGGGGCAAACGGTTGGTTGCCCGTGTAGGGTCTCGGCTCTCAGCGAAACACTAAACGATCAATGGATCATTGAGCGGCAAACGGTTGGTTGCCCGTATAGGGTCTCGGCTCTCAGCCAGAGTGGGGTGGGGTGGATGGGTGAGTAAGTCGGTAAAGGGGGAAACCCCTGGGGGTATGATATTGAATCGATTGAATGCGTGTGCCGGTAAGCTGCGGTGCATTGCTTCGCGAATGCACCCTACGAGTATCCTTCAACCCTATGACTTCGACCTATCGCATTACCCTGCTGCCCGGTGACGGTATTGGCCCTGAGATTATGGCAGTGGCGGTGGATGTGCTCAAAACTGTGGGCGGTCAGATGGATCTGGCCTTTGAGTTTGAGCAGGCGCTGATCGGCGGGGCGGCGATCGATGAAACCGGGGAGCCACTGCCGGAGGCGACGCTAAAGACCTGCAAGGCCAGCGACGCGGTGCTGCTGGCGGCGATCGGCGGCTACAAGTGGGACACGCTGCCCCGGCACCAGCGGCCCGAGACGGGGCTGCTGGGTTTGCGGGCTGGACTGGAGCTGTTTGCCAACCTGCGTCCGGCCACCATTCTTCCCCAGCTGATTGATGCTTCTTCCCTCAAGCGCGAGGTGGTGGAAGGGGTGGACATTATGGTGGTGCGGGAGCTGACCGGGGGCATCTAC encodes the following:
- a CDS encoding NAD-dependent epimerase/dehydratase family protein; the encoded protein is MNVLILGGTSFTGPHTVQHLVEAGHQVTVFHRSRPSRLTDTISEIQGDKAHLPEFTDQFRAVKPDVVINMICFTESDAHLFVNTFRGLVPRAVIISSADVYRAYGRLHRTEPGFPDPVPLTEDSPLREKISIDGEGYNKTAVERIVANTSDLATTVLRYPAVYGPNDAKNRLYPFLRRMDDGRPTILIEDVMANWRFTHGYVEDVAYATFLAATQEQATGRIYNVGQQDMPPWGEWIGQIGAAAGWTGEVLPLPRQKLPAFLRWDEDFAQDWLMDTTRIRQELGYSERVTSSEALRRTIEWERANPPEHIDPAEFDYVAEDEAQLA
- a CDS encoding YqiA/YcfP family alpha/beta fold hydrolase — its product is MPQYLYLHGFASSPRSAKAQSMKTRFAALGIPLIIPDLNQGDFAHLTLSRQIQQVSALVLAQSEPTVLIGSSLGGLTAAWVAQQITITERIEKLVLLAPAFDFLKQWLPRLGPEALDTWRTVGTLPVYHYTEQRQIPLHYGFITDAQGYRDEELRATIPTLILHGTQDETIAIEASRAYAATRPWVHLVELPGDHALTDVEAEIWQHTQEFLSL